A region from the Acipenser ruthenus chromosome 49, fAciRut3.2 maternal haplotype, whole genome shotgun sequence genome encodes:
- the LOC117962286 gene encoding kelch-like ECH-associated protein 1A, whose amino-acid sequence MTCARRRKPNTGGDFPAFAVPSMKGHGYLDYTIESHPSKALERMDEFRRHDQLCDLILHVTYKDQREEFRVHKLVLASCSPYFKAMFTGDFKECHASEVTIRDVAPCVMQRLIEFAYTARVTVGEKCVLHVLLAATRYQMEDVAKACCDFLAKNLEPANVIGIANFAEQIGCKELHERGREYINTHFNKVTKEEEFFNLSHCQLLDLISQDRLKVLCESEVYKACIEWVRWDLEGRAQYFHALLNAVQIYALPPRFLQAQLQECPILSKANSCRDYLSRIFQEMALHKPLPLPRLRGNKLIYLAGGYLQHSLSSMEACDPRTGQWTRLADMDAPRSGLGACVLFGLLFVVGGRNNSQQEHTDSPSLACYNPMTNQWTQRASLNVPRNRVGVAVIDGGIYAVGGSHGSVHHRSVEKYDPETNQWTFVAPMSVGRIGAGVAVCNGLLYAVGGFDGESRWDSVERYHPDTNTWQPVASMGSVRSGAGVVGFENCVYAVGGYDGTAQLSSVERYSVASDRWEPVSPMKNRRSAHGVTVYQGKIYALGGFNQEGFLSSVECYSPESDEWTQLADMPLRRSGMGVAVTMEPCPGNLDEWEEQEEEEEEGGDNG is encoded by the exons ATGACATGCGCAAGGAGGAGGAAACCAAACACTGGGGGAGACTTCCCAGCCTTCGCCGTCCCGTCTATGAAGGGCCATGGATACCTGGACTACACCATTGAGAGCCACCCCTCCAAGGCCCTGGAGAGAATGGACGAGTTCCGCAGGCATGACCAGCTCTGTGACCTCATCCTTCACGTCACCTACAAGGACCAGCGAGAGGAATTCCGG gTGCACAAGCTGGTCCTGGCGTCCTGCAGCCCCTATTTCAAGGCCATGTTCACCGGCGACTTCAAGGAGTGCCACGCCTCGGAGGTGACGATCCGGGACGTGGCCCCCTGCGTGATGCAGCGCCTCATCGAGTTTGCGTACACGGCGCGCGTTACGGTGGGGGAGAAGTGCGTCCTGCACGTGCTGCTGGCTGCCACGCGCTACCAGATGGAGGATGTGGCCAAGGCCTGCTGCGACTTCCTGGCCAAGAACCTGGAGCCCGCCAACGTCATCGGCATCGCCAACTTCGCAGAGCAGATCGGCTGCAAGGAGCTGCACGAGAGAGGAAGGGAGTACATCAACACACACTTCAACaag gtgACGAAAGAGGAGGAGTTCTTTAACCTGTCCCACTGCCAGCTGCTGGACCTCATCAGCCAGGACAGGCTGAAGGTGCTGTGCGAGTCGGAGGTGTACAAGGCCTGCATCGAGTGGGTGCGCTGGGACCTGGAGGGGCGGGCGCAGTACTTCCACGCGCTGCTCAATGCCGTGCAGATCTATGCCCTGCCGCCCAGGTTCCTCCAAGCCCAGCTGCAGGAGTGCCCCATCCTCAGCAAGGCCAACTCCTGCAGGGACTACCTGTCCAGGATCTTCCAGGAGATGGCGCTGCACAAGCCGCTGCCCCTACCCAGGCTGCGGGGGAACAAGCTCATCTACCTGGCTGGGGGCTACCTGCAGCACTCGCTGAGCTCCATGGAGGCCTGCGACCCTCGCACGGGGCAGTGGACCAGGCTGGCTGACATGGACGCCCCCCGCAGCGGCCTGGGCGCCTGCGTGCTCTTCGGTCTGCTCTTCGTGGTGGGCGGGCGGAACAACTCCCAGCAGGAGCACACTGACTCTCCCTCGCTCGCCTGCTACAACCCCATGACCAACCAGTGGACCCAGCGGGCGTCGCTCAACGTGCCCCGGAACCGCGTCGGGGTCGCAGTGATCGACGGGGGCATTTACGCGGTGGGGGGGTCCCATGGGTCGGTGCACCACCGCAGCGTCGAAAA ATACGATCCCGAAACGAACCAGTGGACGTTCGTGGCGCCCATGTCGGTGGGGCGGATTGGGGCTGGAGTGGCCGTCTGCAACGGGCTGCTGTACGCGGTGGGGGGCTTCGATGGGGAGAGCCGCTGGGACAGTGTGGAGCGCTACCACCCCGACACCAACACCTGGCAGCCTGTGGCGTCTATGGGGTCCGTCCGCAGCGGAGCCG GGGTTGTCGGTTTTGAGAACTGCGTGTACGCGGTGGGCGGGTACGACGGCACGGCGCAGCTCAGCAGCGTGGAGCGCTACAGTGTGGCCAGTGACCGCTGGGAGCCCGTCTCTCCCATGAAGAACCGGCGGAGTGCACACGGAGTGACCGTGTACCAGGGCAAGATCTACGCACTGG GGGGCTTCAACCAGGAGGGCTTCCTGTCCAGCGTGGAGTGCTACAGCCCAGAGAGTGACGAGTGGACGCAGCTGGCAGACATGCCCCTGAGACGCAGCGGAATGGGCGTGGCCGTTACCATGGAGCCCTGCCCTGGCAACCTGGACGAGTGGGAGGagcaagaagaggaggaggaggagggcggcGACAACGGGTGA